One window of Papaver somniferum cultivar HN1 chromosome 9, ASM357369v1, whole genome shotgun sequence genomic DNA carries:
- the LOC113309286 gene encoding uncharacterized protein LOC113309286, translating to MFCTWLIMSSKTRNISPFKFTIFFSSLLSLIYFMVSVSIIHSTALNYIWLTKSNYVDSSSDTSIKHVVFGIASSFRSWEKRKEYIRLWWKPEEMRGCVFVDKMLLQNEANSSLPPICVSEDTSRFPYSFRGGDRSAIRVARVLLETVNLNHSDVRWFVFGDDDTVFFAENLAKTLSKYDHNLWYYIGSISETFIQNDNDLSSFEMGYGGGGFAVSYSLAKVLAKVLDSCLHRYPHLYGSDARIYSCLGELGVALTHEVGFHQIDLRGDLFGLLASHPLAPLISLHHLDNADPIFPKKTRHQAVEHLLKASTFDPHRIVQQSICYDKKFSRTISISWGHAVQVFESNVLVRDLLQVRKTFKLWRKREIPYSNLYMFNTREVNSDPCKRPTIFFLDSLSSTTSVTDDLGVTSTYKSNGFDDCVEKKDLTKKLEEIRVHSHELDLNIKQMQARRRQCCEVLPSPDDKVLDIAIRECAEEELAYMHP from the exons ATGTTCTGTACTTGGTTAATCATGAGTTCGAAAACTCGAAATATATCTCCCTTCAAATTCACCATCTTTTTCTCATCCTTGCTCAGTTTAATCTATTTTATGGTATCGGTATCAATAATTCATTCAACAGCTTTGAATTACATATGGTTAACAAAATCAAATTACGTCGACAGTTCTTCTGATACGTCAATAAAGCATGTTGTTTTCGGTATTGCCTCAAGCTTCAGATCATGGGAGAAACGAAAGGAGTACATTCGGTTGTGGTGGAAGCCGGAAGAAATGAGAGGATGTGTCTTTGTTGATAAAATGCTGCTGCAAAACGAAGCtaattcttctcttcctcctaTTTGTGTTTCAGAGGACACTTCGCGTTTTCCTTACAGTTTTAGAGGTGGTGATCGTTCAGCCATACGTGTAGCGCGAGTTTTGCTGGAAACTGTTAATTTAAATCATTCAGATGTGAGGTGGTTTGTTTTTGGAGATGATGATACTGTCTTCTTTGCAGAAAATTTGGCGAAGACACTTTCCAAGTATGATCACAATCTATGGTATTATATTGGGTCTATCTCGGAGACGTTCATTCAAAATGACAATGACCTGTCTTCATTTGAAATGGGGTATGGTGGAGGTGGTTTTGCTGTAAGTTATTCGCTTGCAAAAGTTCTAGCCAAGGTTTTGGATTCATGTCTGCACCGGTATCCTCATCTTTATGGAAGTGATGCTAGGATTTATTCGTGCTTAGGCGAGCTCGGTGTTGCTTTGACTCATGAAGTTGGATTTCATCAG ATTGATCTTCGAGGCGATTTATTTGGTTTACTGGCCTCACATCCGCTAGCGCCTTTGATATCTCTTCATCACTTGGATAATGCTGACCCAATATTTCCTAAGAAAACAAGACATCAAGCTGTTGAACATCTACTGAAAGCTTCAACATTTGATCCCCACAGAATTGTGCAACAAAGTATATGCTACGATAAAAAGTTTTCAAGAACAATTTCTATCTCTTGGGGTCATGCTGTCCAGGTTTTTGAGAGTAATGTACTAGTTCGTGATCTTCTCCAAGTTCGAAAAACGTTCAAGCTATGGAGGAAAAGGGAAATTCCGTATTCAAATTTGTACATGTTTAATACTCGAGAAGTGAATAGTGATCCTTGCAAAAGACCCACCATTTTCTTTTTAGATAGTCTGTCGTCAACTACTTCCGTTACAGATGATCTTGGCGTTACGAGTACTTACAAGAGCAATGGTTTTGATGACTGTgtggaaaagaaggatttaacaAAGAAATTGGAAGAAATCAGAGTGCACTCACATGAGCTAGATCTTAATATTAAACAG ATGCAAGCGCGGAGGCGGCAATGCTGCGAGGTTTTACCCTCACCAGATGATAAAGTTCTGGATATTGCTATTAGGGAATGCGCAGAAGAGGAACTAGCTTACATGCACCCATAA
- the LOC113310119 gene encoding ETHYLENE INSENSITIVE 3-like 3 protein, with protein sequence MTELAEIDPLSDLEGDDVRGEKNNIAEKDVSDEEIEPEELERRMWKDRVKLRRIKERAKIAALQAAEKQKHKQTSDQARRKKMSRAQDGILKYMLKLMEVCKARGFVYGIIPEKGKPVSGSSDNLRAWWKEKVKFDKNGPAAIAKYEEECFAKGEAENKRNGNGQSSLQDLQDATLGSLLSSLMQHCDPPQRKYPLEKGVPPPWWPSGNEDWWNKLRLPEGQAPPYKKPHDLKKAWKVGVLTAVIKHMSPDISKIKRHVRQSKCLQDKMTAKESFIWLGVLSREEALIEQPSSDNEASGVIEVPPNGRRRIREAPAGSDSDYDVDGVDEGMGSVSSRDERRQQPADVEFHADIHVSNTNTNQHEQSKEPVKEPSKKKKRRAKTVPIIQEEVPSTNDPQHGAPMNTSIDMNYTEAPIHMYQTNVPQHENGPNLVLFPPEKNLEGHSHFAAPEFPPLPNVAATQSMYVGGRPMLYPAIQNALLQPGAPYTSSHNPSGGYEFPRTIPMHNLQMTPGDTGIHDTSLPGNTMQSAGEMHHFVEDTLNNQHDKPVDSHFADDLFPPWDLDHLSPFGIDDSLPNFEFLNDDEDFLPYCGA encoded by the exons ATGACGGAGCTCGCCGAAATTGATCCTCT TTCGGATCTTGAAGGAGATGATGTGAGGGGGGAAAAGAACAATATAGCTGAGAAAGATGTAAGTGATGAAGAAATTGAACCGGAAGAGTTGGAGAGACGAATGTGGAAGGATCGTGTTAAATTAAGGAGGATTAAAGAGCGTGCGAAAATCGCAGCTTTGCAAGCTGCGGAGAAGCAGAAACacaagcagacgtctgatcaagcgCGAAGAAAGAAAATGTCTAGAGCGCAAGATGGGATACTTAAGTATATGTTGAAATTGATGGAGGTATGCAAAGCTAGAGGTTTTGTGTATGGGATTATACCTGAAAAGGGTAAGCCTGTGAGTGGTTCTTCGGATAATTTACGAGCTTGGTGGAAAGAGAAAGTTAAGTTTGATAAGAATGGACCGGCAGCTATTGCGAAGTATGAGGAAGAGTGTTTTGCGAAAGGGGAAGCTGAAAATAAGCGCAATGGGAATGGTCAGAGTAGTCTTCAGGATTTACAGGATGCGACTTTAGGGTCATTGCTTTCGTCTTTGATGCAACATTGTGATCCACCGCAGAGGAAGTACCCTTTAGAAAAGGGGGTACCGCCCCCTTGGTGGCCTTCGGGGAATGAAGATTGGTGGAATAAATTGCGGTTACCAGAGGGTCAGGCTCCCCCATATAAGAAGCCTCATGATCTTAAGAAGGCGTGGAAAGTCGGAGTTTTGACTGCGGTTATCAAACACATGTCACCCGATATTTCTAAGATCAAGAGACATGTTCGTCAATCTAAGTGCTTGCAGGATAAGATGACTGCAAAAGAGAGTTTTATTTGGTTGGGAGTGTTGAGCCGAGAGGAAGCCTTAATTGAACAACCTAGCAGTGATAATGAAGCATCTGGTGTCATTGAGGTGCCTCCAAATGGACGTCGTCGAATAAGGGAAGCACCAGCTGGTAGTGATAGTGATTATGATGTTGATGGTGTTGATGAGGGTATGGGTTCTGTTTCTTCCAGAGATGAGAGAAGACAACAACCAGCCGATGTAGAGTTTCATGCAGATATTCATGTTAGTAATACTAACACCAACCAACATGAGCAAAGCAAAGAACCAGTAAAAGAACCttctaagaaaaaaaaacgtCGTGCAAAGACGGTCCCGATTATTCAGGAGGAAGTACCATCGACCAATGATCCTCAACATGGAGCACCGATGAACACATCCATTGATATGAACTATACAGAGGCGCCAATTCATATGTATCAGACAAATGTTCCTCAGCATGAAAATGGTCCAAACCTTGTATTATTTCCTCCAGAAAAGAATTTAGAAGGTCATTCACATTTTGCTGCACCTGAATTTCCACCTCTTCCTAATGTGGCAGCCACACAAAGCATGTATGTTGGTGGAAGACCCATGCTTTATCCAGCTATACAAAATGCATTGTTGCAACCTGGAGCTCCttatacttcatctcacaacccaTCAGGAGGATATGAGTTTCCTCGGACAATTCCAATGCATAATCTGCAAATGACACCAGGGGATACGGGCATACATGATACTTCCTTACCTGGAAACACGATGCAGAGTGCTGGAGAAATGCACCATTTTGTGGAGGACACATTAAACAATCAACACGATAAACCTGTTGACAGTCACTTTGCGGATGATCTCTTCCCACCTTGGGACTTGGATCATTTATCCCCTTTCGGAATTGATGATTCGTTACCGAACTTTGAGTTTTtgaatgatgatgaagattttttGCCATACTGTGGAGCATAA